A single region of the Pseudomonas solani genome encodes:
- a CDS encoding GNAT family N-acetyltransferase, whose amino-acid sequence MSQHNPLSNLPLPDGRSLGADETDTRLHLTLDGQPLIDLALQRGAEPRLQVLGAQPSVQALHAACYWSLARDPACQRLHWQLLQAPAEALASGLLVAAGAGEYRCERGQFWQLPAPWITAASPYPERMVINDGKRHPQRPPKPTGELYRRFDARLGSWISLRALDIDSDLERFNRWQNSPRVLAFWQEGGDLDQHRAYLQKLHNDPHALTLIGCFDDQPFAYFEAYWAKEDRIAPFYAVDDYDRGIHMLVGEDSHRGPHKVTSWLSALTHFLFLDDPRTRRVVAEPRADNARMIGHMQNLGYYREKEFDFPHKRAALMAIGRERFFDHCVLA is encoded by the coding sequence ATGTCCCAGCACAACCCCCTGTCGAACCTCCCGCTGCCCGATGGGCGCAGCCTCGGTGCCGACGAAACCGACACCCGCCTGCACCTGACCCTCGATGGCCAGCCGCTGATCGACCTGGCGCTGCAACGTGGCGCCGAACCGCGCTTGCAGGTGCTCGGCGCCCAACCGTCCGTGCAGGCGCTGCACGCCGCCTGCTACTGGTCGCTGGCCCGCGACCCGGCCTGCCAGCGCCTGCACTGGCAACTGCTGCAGGCACCGGCCGAGGCCCTGGCCAGCGGCCTGCTGGTGGCGGCCGGGGCAGGGGAGTACCGCTGCGAGCGCGGCCAGTTCTGGCAACTGCCGGCACCCTGGATCACTGCCGCCAGCCCCTACCCGGAGCGCATGGTCATCAATGACGGCAAGCGCCACCCGCAGCGTCCGCCCAAGCCCACGGGCGAGCTCTACCGCCGTTTCGACGCGCGCCTGGGCAGCTGGATCTCCCTGCGCGCGCTGGATATCGACAGCGATCTGGAACGCTTCAACCGCTGGCAGAACTCGCCCCGCGTGCTGGCGTTCTGGCAGGAGGGCGGCGACCTCGACCAGCACCGCGCCTACCTGCAGAAGCTGCACAACGACCCCCATGCGCTGACCCTGATCGGCTGCTTCGACGACCAGCCCTTCGCCTACTTCGAAGCCTATTGGGCCAAGGAAGACCGCATCGCACCCTTCTATGCGGTAGACGACTACGACCGGGGCATCCACATGCTGGTGGGCGAGGACAGCCACCGCGGCCCGCACAAGGTGACCAGCTGGCTGTCGGCGCTGACACACTTCCTGTTCCTCGACGACCCGCGCACCCGCCGCGTGGTGGCCGAACCCCGTGCCGACAACGCGCGGATGATCGGCCACATGCAGAACCTGGGTTACTACCGGGAGAAGGAATTCGACTTCCCGCACAAGCGCGCCGCGCTCATGGCCATCGGCCGCGAACGCTTCTTCGATCATTGCGTGCTGGCCTGA
- a CDS encoding RNA polymerase factor sigma-70, which produces MTDQLSTSRCDSPLLQAFIDNRTILVKIAARITGCRSRAEDVVQDAFFRLQSAPQITSSFKAQLSYLFQIVRNLAIDHYRKQALEQKYSGTEEEGLNVVVTQGASPETSHINYATLEHIADALAELPARTRYAFEMYRLHGVPQKDIAKELGVSPTLVNFMIRDALVHCRKVTRAEAEKAAGNDQERSEKSA; this is translated from the coding sequence ATGACGGATCAACTGTCCACAAGCAGGTGCGATTCACCCTTACTCCAGGCATTCATCGATAACCGCACGATCCTTGTGAAGATCGCCGCGCGTATCACCGGATGCCGCTCCCGCGCCGAGGATGTGGTGCAGGATGCGTTCTTCAGGCTGCAGTCGGCTCCGCAGATCACCTCGTCGTTCAAGGCGCAGCTCAGCTACCTGTTCCAGATCGTGCGCAACCTGGCCATCGACCATTACCGCAAGCAGGCGCTGGAGCAGAAGTATTCCGGCACCGAGGAGGAAGGGCTCAACGTGGTGGTCACCCAGGGTGCTTCGCCCGAGACCTCGCACATCAACTACGCGACCCTCGAGCACATCGCCGATGCCCTGGCCGAGTTGCCGGCGCGTACCCGCTATGCCTTCGAGATGTATCGCCTGCACGGCGTGCCGCAGAAGGACATCGCCAAGGAGCTGGGCGTCTCGCCGACCCTGGTCAACTTCATGATCCGCGACGCCCTGGTGCACTGCCGCAAGGTGACCCGTGCCGAAGCCGAGAAGGCCGCCGGCAACGACCAGGAACGCAGCGAAAAATCCGCCTGA
- a CDS encoding MbtH family protein, with product MVFDRDDVIFQVVINQEEQYSIWPDYKAIPAGWRAAGKSGLKKDCLEFIEQNWTDMRPLSLRQKMDQDKVVA from the coding sequence ATGGTTTTCGATCGTGACGATGTGATCTTCCAGGTGGTCATCAACCAGGAGGAGCAGTACTCGATCTGGCCGGACTACAAGGCCATCCCCGCCGGCTGGCGCGCCGCCGGCAAAAGCGGCCTGAAGAAGGACTGCCTCGAGTTCATCGAGCAGAACTGGACCGACATGCGCCCGCTGAGCCTGCGGCAGAAGATGGACCAGGACAAAGTGGTGGCCTGA
- a CDS encoding thioesterase II family protein has product MDAPISLRLFCLPYSGASAMTYNRWRRILPAWLVVQPLELPGRGMRMDEPLHTRLDTLVAQLAREVAPQVQQPYALFGHSLGGLLAFELAHALRDKGLPEPLALFPSATAGPARRNVDDYREAKSDAELIAKLRNLQGTPEEALANEELLRLTLPILRADFLVAGSYAYRRRQPLQAPIHVLGGKADELRVDELLDWQEETATGFSLDMFEGHHFFLQQQEAAVLRTLKRYAEQHLLRLRTRTLRQVPLAAG; this is encoded by the coding sequence GTGGACGCGCCGATCAGCCTGCGTCTGTTCTGCCTGCCGTATTCCGGCGCCAGCGCCATGACCTACAACCGCTGGCGGCGCATCCTGCCCGCCTGGCTGGTGGTGCAGCCGCTGGAGCTGCCCGGGCGCGGCATGCGCATGGACGAGCCGCTGCACACCCGGCTCGACACGCTGGTGGCGCAGCTCGCCCGCGAAGTCGCGCCCCAGGTGCAGCAGCCCTACGCGCTGTTCGGCCACAGCCTGGGCGGGTTGCTCGCCTTCGAGCTGGCCCACGCCCTGCGTGACAAGGGGCTGCCCGAGCCCCTGGCGCTGTTCCCCTCGGCCACCGCCGGCCCGGCTCGGCGCAACGTCGATGACTACCGCGAAGCCAAGAGCGACGCCGAACTCATCGCCAAGCTGCGCAACCTCCAGGGCACCCCCGAGGAGGCCCTCGCCAACGAGGAGCTGTTGCGCCTGACGCTGCCCATCCTGCGGGCCGACTTCCTCGTCGCCGGCAGCTACGCCTACCGCCGGCGCCAGCCGCTGCAGGCGCCCATCCACGTGCTCGGCGGCAAGGCCGACGAACTGCGCGTGGACGAACTGCTGGACTGGCAGGAAGAGACCGCCACCGGCTTCTCCCTCGACATGTTCGAGGGGCACCACTTCTTCCTCCAGCAACAGGAAGCCGCCGTGCTGCGCACCCTCAAGCGCTACGCCGAGCAGCACCTGTTGCGCCTGCGCACCCGCACCCTGCGCCAGGTACCACTGGCGGCCGGCTGA
- the fusA gene encoding elongation factor G: protein MARATPINRYRNIGIVAHVDAGKTTTTERILFYTGVNHKMGEVHDGAATMDWMVQEQERGITITSAATTAFWSGSAKQFDKYRFNIIDTPGHVDFTIEVERSLRVLDGAVVVFSGADGVEPQSETVWRQANKYGVPRIAYVNKMDRAGANFLWVVGQIKQRLGHTPVPIQLPIGAEENFEGQIDLLKMKAIYWNDADQGTSFREEEIPANLLAEAEEWREKLVEAAAEASEELMNKYLEGEALSIEEIKAGLRQRTIACEIVPAVLGSSFKNKGVPLVLDAVIELLPAPIEIPAIKGTHPDDEERHDERHADDDEPFSALAFKIATDPFVGTLTFTRVYSGVLSSGDSILNSVKGKKERVGRMVQMHANTREEIKEVRAGDIAALIGMKDVTTGDTLCDLDKPIILERMDFPEPVISVAVEPKTKADQEKMGIALGKLAQEDPSFRVRSDEESGQTIISGMGELHLDILIDRMKREFNVEANIGKPQVAYREKIRNKCEIEGKFVRQSGGRGQFGHCWIRFEPGEDGKDTLEFVNEVVGGVIPREYIPAIQKGIEEQMKNGVLAGYPLLGLKATVFDGSYHDVDSNEMAFKIAASMATKQLAQKGGAVLLEPIMKVEVVTPEDYMGDVMGDLNRRRGLIQGMDEAPAGRIIRAEVPLGEMFGYATDVRSMSQGRASYSMEFSKYAEAPANIAETIVKKQG from the coding sequence ATGGCCCGTGCGACCCCCATCAACCGCTACCGCAACATCGGCATCGTGGCCCACGTGGATGCGGGCAAGACCACCACCACCGAGCGGATCCTGTTCTACACCGGGGTCAACCACAAGATGGGCGAAGTGCACGACGGCGCCGCCACCATGGACTGGATGGTGCAGGAGCAGGAGCGCGGCATCACCATCACCTCGGCCGCCACCACCGCCTTCTGGTCGGGCTCGGCCAAGCAGTTCGACAAGTACCGCTTCAACATCATCGACACCCCCGGGCACGTCGACTTCACCATCGAGGTGGAGCGCTCCCTGCGTGTGCTCGACGGCGCGGTTGTGGTGTTCAGCGGTGCTGACGGCGTCGAGCCGCAGTCTGAAACCGTGTGGCGCCAGGCCAACAAGTACGGCGTGCCGCGCATCGCTTACGTCAACAAGATGGACCGCGCCGGCGCCAACTTCCTCTGGGTGGTCGGGCAGATCAAGCAGCGCCTCGGGCACACCCCGGTGCCCATCCAGCTGCCCATCGGCGCCGAAGAGAACTTCGAAGGCCAGATCGACCTGCTGAAGATGAAGGCCATCTACTGGAACGACGCCGACCAGGGCACCAGCTTCCGCGAGGAAGAGATCCCCGCCAACCTCCTGGCCGAAGCCGAGGAGTGGCGCGAGAAGCTGGTGGAAGCCGCCGCCGAGGCCAGCGAAGAACTGATGAACAAATACCTCGAAGGCGAGGCGCTGAGCATCGAGGAGATCAAGGCCGGCCTGCGCCAGCGCACCATCGCCTGCGAGATCGTCCCCGCCGTGCTCGGCTCCTCCTTCAAGAACAAGGGCGTGCCCCTGGTGCTGGACGCGGTGATCGAACTGCTGCCGGCGCCCATCGAGATCCCCGCCATCAAGGGCACCCACCCGGACGACGAGGAGCGCCACGACGAGCGCCATGCCGACGACGATGAACCCTTCTCGGCCTTGGCCTTCAAGATCGCCACCGACCCCTTCGTCGGCACCCTGACCTTCACCCGTGTGTACTCCGGCGTGCTCAGCTCCGGCGACTCGATCCTCAACTCGGTCAAGGGCAAGAAGGAACGCGTCGGCCGCATGGTGCAGATGCACGCCAACACCCGCGAGGAGATCAAGGAGGTACGCGCCGGCGACATCGCCGCACTGATCGGCATGAAGGACGTCACCACCGGCGACACCCTCTGCGACCTCGACAAGCCGATCATCCTCGAACGCATGGACTTCCCCGAGCCGGTGATCTCCGTGGCGGTGGAGCCCAAGACCAAGGCCGACCAGGAGAAGATGGGCATCGCCCTCGGCAAGCTGGCCCAGGAGGACCCGTCCTTCCGCGTGCGCTCGGACGAGGAATCCGGCCAGACCATCATCTCCGGCATGGGCGAGCTGCACCTGGACATCCTCATCGACCGCATGAAGCGCGAGTTCAACGTCGAGGCCAATATCGGCAAGCCCCAGGTGGCCTACCGCGAGAAGATCCGCAACAAGTGCGAGATCGAAGGCAAGTTCGTGCGCCAGTCCGGCGGTCGCGGCCAGTTCGGCCACTGTTGGATCCGCTTCGAACCGGGCGAGGACGGCAAGGACACCCTCGAGTTCGTCAACGAAGTGGTGGGCGGCGTGATCCCGCGCGAATACATCCCGGCGATCCAGAAGGGCATCGAGGAGCAGATGAAGAACGGCGTGCTCGCCGGCTACCCGCTGCTCGGCCTCAAGGCCACGGTGTTCGACGGCTCCTACCACGACGTCGACTCCAACGAGATGGCGTTCAAGATCGCCGCCTCCATGGCCACCAAGCAGCTCGCGCAGAAGGGCGGCGCGGTGCTGCTGGAGCCGATCATGAAGGTCGAGGTGGTCACCCCCGAGGACTACATGGGCGACGTCATGGGCGACCTCAACCGCCGTCGCGGCCTGATCCAGGGCATGGACGAGGCCCCCGCCGGGCGCATCATCCGAGCCGAGGTGCCGCTGGGCGAGATGTTCGGCTACGCCACCGACGTGCGCTCCATGTCCCAGGGCCGCGCCAGTTACTCCATGGAGTTCTCCAAATACGCCGAAGCCCCCGCCAACATCGCCGAGACCATCGTCAAGAAACAGGGCTAG